A stretch of Tamandua tetradactyla isolate mTamTet1 unplaced genomic scaffold, mTamTet1.pri scaffold_154_ctg1, whole genome shotgun sequence DNA encodes these proteins:
- the LOC143673157 gene encoding regulator of G-protein signaling 17 — MRKRQQMQNEGTPAVSQAPGNQRPNNTCCFCWCCCCSCSCLTVRNEERGETAGRPTHTTKMESIQVIEECQSPTSEEVLSWSQNFDKMMKAPAGRNLFREFLRTEYSEENLLFWLACEDLKKEQNKKVIEEEARMIYEDYISILSPKEVSLDSRVREGINRNLLDPNPHMYEDAQLQIYTLMHRDSFPRFLNSQIYKSLVESTAGSTIES, encoded by the coding sequence ATGAGAAAAAGGCAGCAGATGCAAAATGAAGGAACTCCTGCTGTGTCTCAAGCCCCTGGAAACCAGAGGCCCAACAACACATGCTGCTTTTGTTGGTGCTGTTGCTGCAGCTGCTCCTGCCTCACTGTTAGGAATGAAGAAAGAGGGGAGACTGCAGGAAGACCTACACATACCACAAAAATGGAGAGTATCCAGGTCATAGAGGAATGCCAAAGCCCCACCTCAGAAGAAGTCTTGTCCTGGTCTCAAAATTTTGACAAGATGATGAAGGCCCCAGCAGGAAGAAACCTTTTCAGAGAGTTTCTTCGAACAGAATACAGCGAAGAGAACCTACTTTTCTGGCTTGCCTGTGAAGATTTAAAGAAAGAGCAGAACAAAAAAGTAATTGAAGAGGAGGCCAGGATGATATATGAAGATTACATTTCTATACTATCACCAAAAGAGGTCAGTCTCGATTCTCGAGTTAGAGAGGGGATCAATAGAAATCTCTTGGACCCTAATCCTCACATGTACGAAGATGCCCAACTACAGATATATACCTTAATGCACAGAGATTCTTTCCCAAGGTTTTTGAACTCTCAGATTTACAAGTCACTTGTTGAAAGTACTGCAGGCTCTACTATAGAatcttaa